Part of the Pseudodesulfovibrio mercurii genome is shown below.
ATCCCGTCCTGCCGTCCATCGCCGACGGCCTGGGCATGGGGCTCGGCTTCACCATGTCCCTGACCTTCCTGGGCGCGCTGCGCGAAGGGTTCGGCAACGGCACCGTCTTCGGCGTGCCGGTGGCCTGGGACTCCTTCCAGCCCGCCCACTTCATGGTCATGGCCCCCGGCGCCTTCGTCTGCCTGGGACTGATCCTGGCGAGCATGAACGCGCTCAACCGTTACCTGAGCCGCCGCAAGGGCGAGCCGGAAACCGAGCCGCAGAACACGGCCTGCGCGTCCTGCGCGGGCTGCAACCTGTGCATCACGGCCAAGAGGGAGAGGTAGATCATGGATTACTTCATGCTGTTCATCTCGGCCATCTTCATCAACAACATCGTCCTGGTCCAGTATCTGGGCACCTGCCCGTTCATGGGCACGTCCAAGTCCACGGACGTGGCCATCGGCATGGGCGCGGCGGTCATCTTCGTCCTGCTCATGGCCACGGCCTTCACCTGGCCCCTCCAGCATTACGTGCTGACCCCCTATGGCATCGGCTACCTCCAGACCATCGTGTTCATCCTGGTCATCGCCTCCCTGGTCCAGTTCGTGGAACTGTTCCTGAAGAAGGTCATCCCGCCCCTGCATGCCTCGCTCGGTCTGTTCCTGCCCCTGATCACCACCAACTGCGCGGTCATGGGCGTGGCCATCATGGTCCAGCGCAGCAACTATTCGTTCGTCAAGGCGATGGCCTTCTCCCTTGCCTCTGGAGTCGGCTTCCTCATCGCCCTGGTCATCATCTCCGCCATCCGGGAGCGGCTCGACGTCTCCCCGGTGCCGGTGGTCTTCCGCGGTATTCCGGTGGCGCTCATCACGGCGGGCATCATGTCGCTGGTCTTCCTCGCCTTCCAGGGCATGGCCGCGTAACCGTACAAGCACAAGGACGAGATTATGGTAGCCTCATCCATATTGGTTCTGTTTCTTCTGGGGTTGACGGCGGCCGCCATTCTGGCCGTGGCCTCCCGGATTCTCTACGTCAAGGAGGACCCCCGCGTGGCCAGGGTCGAAGCCTGCCTGCCCGGCGCCAACTGCGGCGGCTGCGGCTATCCGGGCTGCTCGGCGGCGGCCGCGGCCGTGGTCAGCGGCGACGCTCCGCCCGAGGTCTGCGTGGTGGCCAACCTGGAGACCTCGGCGC
Proteins encoded:
- a CDS encoding electron transport complex protein RnfA; the encoded protein is MDYFMLFISAIFINNIVLVQYLGTCPFMGTSKSTDVAIGMGAAVIFVLLMATAFTWPLQHYVLTPYGIGYLQTIVFILVIASLVQFVELFLKKVIPPLHASLGLFLPLITTNCAVMGVAIMVQRSNYSFVKAMAFSLASGVGFLIALVIISAIRERLDVSPVPVVFRGIPVALITAGIMSLVFLAFQGMAA